The Borreliella afzelii genome includes the window TTTATTTTTTGAGTTTTACGGTATTAAAAGCTTACAAACATTCTTATGAGAGTGTATGCAGAGTGTATGAGCACTTTTTAGAATTTTTACATGAGAATAGATTTAGGTTTGAATTTACAAAAGAGCTTGATAATGTTTCTTATTTGCTTTTAACTTATTATCTTTCTTCGATTAGTGATTTAAATAATGATGGGCTACTTGGTGTTTCGAATATGAGGAGCAATATGTGTTTTAGTTTTAATCAGATTTTTGTTGCAAACATACAGGTTTTAAAACAAGAGAGATAAATATTTAAAAAATAAAAAATTTAAAAAATAAAAAAATTAAGTTAAAAAAGGAGGATAAATGCCAAAAGATACAATAAGCGTTAGTTTGGCGCAAAACAGACTGGTTACCAATAATATTAATTATTACAATCCGCTTTTAATCTACAAAAGTAGTGTTTTAGCAAGTAAATATTTGGCATTAAGTGTTACAAATTTTGAAGATCTGCTTAAAAAACTTGAGATACAAAAGGGTCAAGAGTCCGATTCTTCTAAGAAGAAAATAGCAGAGGAGCAGTTAATTGCTTTACAAAAAGCAATGGGTGATTTTTTTGGACAAGACGGACTTAAGTCTGTTGATTTTTATGTTTACAATCAGATTAAAGAGATTAAAGATTTTTTAAAATCCAATTTACATCCGTTTGTAGTTTTTGTAAATGAAGCAGAAGACAGTATTAGTGGTGATTTTGAAGCTATTAGAAAAGCTTACAATTTTATTGTAATTTCCACTAAAGACAATACATTAGTGAATGTTTTAAAAGGTAAAGACAAAAGTGAGTTTAAAAATATTATTGCTATTTACAGCGACAATGAAAATTTGCATCTTAAGTTTACAGCAATGTATTTGCATCAAGCAAGCATTTTCCATGCTGTTAATCCTTATGGGATGATTTTAAATTCTACTCCTATTTATGATGATTCTCTTATTGATTCTCTTAGAAAATCCAATATTAATTTTTATTCTCTTCTAAATGAAACTGGCAATGATGGCGTTTTAGCTTTCAAAGAAGGAGTTAGTCTCTCAGGAGATCCAATTGACGAGGCTTTTACGCTTTATTATATTAAGAATGAATCAATCAAAGAGCTTATTAGGATCTGGAATAAAAACAGTAGAGCTAACAGTAAGCTTAGTGCTTTAAATTTGGACGGCAGTTTACCAAATGAATACACAGCAGGGCTTGAATGTTTTTTCCACGAACTCAAACAAAGAGGTCTTATTGTCTTTTACAAAGAGATTAAAGTCAAGATCAATTCTTCTCAAGGTTTGAGTTTAAGCTTAGAAGTTGCGCTTAAGTATAATGACAGCTTTAATAGTGTTAATTTAATAATCACTGCACAAGAGATAAATGAATATTTAAGGAGAGCATCATAATGAAAGAATATTATTCATTAGATTTAATATTTTTTAGCTTTAATGACAATTTAATAGACAGAGGTATTCTTGAGTACAGTACAGAGCCTAATATAATGGCCAAGGCAAGCACAGAAGACAGAAATTTTCCAATTCCAAGCTTTAGAGATCCAAGAACCGTTGTGCATATTTTTGATTTAGAGGTAAGCAAAGGATCTTTTGATTACAAGCTCTTAACAAAGCTAAGCAATGAGCAATTTTATGGGAATTTATCAAAAGCTCAAAAGTTAAAAAGATTAGTGTTTAACGATCAAATGGGATTAAAAATCATTTCAAATAGTGCATTTTTTGCAGAAATCCCAACTAGAAAGTATTCAGCTGACAATGATACGGTTAAGTTTACAATTCATGCAATCAATTGCGATGTTGAGAAAGCAAGTTAATTGAATAATAAAAATGTTTTATTAAAGGATAAAAATTTAAAATGAGATATAAGTTAAAAATATTAACCAGAGCCAAAACACATACATACATTTTAAAAGATATTCCTATGTATGAGTGGGACAATGTTTTAGGATTTGATGTTGAGCGAGATGAACTTATTAGCAAGCTTAACGATCTGCAAACATTAAAAGAAATAACTAAATTAATGATCTCAAGGGGATTTTTAGATGAATTTTATGAAATCCTAAACAAAGAGAGAAGATATTCTGAGCTTTATAAGTATGCTCTACCCACAATTCTTTTTTCAGTTCAGTATTCACTTTTCCAAACAATAGCAGGTTTTAAACAACCCGGTTTAGTTTACATTGAAAGTTATCAAGATAAAAACGGCGATTATATTAAGTACGATTACATTGACAAGCGCTGGAGTTATGATTTTTTAATTACAAATAGCAACTCTTTAGGCGCAAATCAAGAAGATTCTCTAGAAACCGGTCTTGAGTCTTTATTGCAAGAAGGTGTTAATGAATAAGGCAGAGATTGCAACCAATTATTTTAAATACATAGATTATTTGACAAGAGAAGCTAATAAGTACTATTTCCCTATTGTAATGGGCATTTGCACATACAAAGACGTTAAGAAAATGCGCTACAAAGAGCTTTTAGAGGTTAATCGAGTAGCTAATTTAAAGCTTAACAAAGAAATGTACGAACGGTTTTTATCCTTTAGTGGCATGCTTTAAAGGTTTTTATGTACGAAGAAAACAATAATGAGAATAAATTTACAATTACATTAGAAGGCGTGCTTGACAGAAATGCCACTAAGAGTAATTTAAAAAAAGAGCTTTTAAGTTTAAAAAAGGAAATTTTTTTTAATCAGACTGGTTTAAGTTCTAAAGGTGGTAAGGATTTTTTATCCTTAAGCCTTGAGAAACTAAAAAGCCCCGAGAGGCTTAAAAACGACAATCTACAAAAATCATCAAATTTTAAATCAAGCATTTTTAAAGGCAATCCTTTTAAGGATTTTTTCAGCCTAGATCTTTGGAAAAACAACTCAGAGAGTGTTTTAAAAGATTTATATTCTTCAAAAGAAAAAATCGGTTTAGCTGGTAAGCATTCGGCTGACAAAAAGAACAATATTAGCTCTTATTTAAAGCCAAAAGTAAATAAATTAGATTTAAATTCTAAGAGTCAATATTCATATTTTAAAACTGAAAATATTAAAAATACTTTTAAGCAAAATTTAATTGACAACTTTAATAAAGATCAACCTAATGCAACATTGAAAGATTTTAGATTAAATTCTAATTTTGACAAGGTTAAGCTTAGCTTTGCCAAAGATGATTTACAAAAACCATTAGGTTTAAAAAACGAAAATAATCAGATTGTTTTGGAAAATTTAATGTCTTTTAGAAATCTCTTAAGAGATTCAAGTCCGGTTGATTTTTTGAATATAAGAGATGGTTTTAGTGATTTTAAATTGTCTTTAAAGGAATTTCAAAATTTAAAAGACAAAAAGATTTTCCAACTAAGTCTTGAAAATTTTATTTGCAAAGATGATCAAAGAGAAAGTGTAAATAAAATGCTAAAAGGGCAAAGATCTTTTGAAACAGAGTTTGAGAGAAATGATTTTTTAAGAAAACTTTATATTCTTCAAAGTTCACAAAATTCTAATTTAAATGATCTCTCGTTTATGGTTGAGCTTGCGCAGAAATTGAAAAACGAAGGTCATGCAAAAAATGATTCAAAAGCTATTAGCCTAATAAGCGATTTTCTCAGCGGCGAGAATAATTTAGAGAAAGTTTTAAGCTTTAGCATGCCAACGATTTCTCTAAAAAATCAGTTTAAAGGTGAGCCTGAGGTTTTAAATAGCAGTAAAATAATCAACAGCGCTTCTGAGCCAAGATTAGATCCACTTTTAGAAAAAACTGTAGAACTTTTGGAATGGGCTAAAAGTTACGATTTTACTAGCAGTGTATTAGAGCCTTTAAGAAATACTTTTTCAAATCTTGGCAATCTATTAGGACAGGCATTTGAAAGCTTGCCTTTGGTTGAGTATATGACAAATGCATTAAGAGACGGTGCTGGATTTAGTGCAAGAGGAATTAATGATGATTCTAGAATGCCTTAGTAAAAAATAGTAAATCAAAAGAGGTTTCAAGTGATTAAAAAACAAGCTACCAGATTAATAGAAGATGTTGTAAATCAAATTTCAAGCTTATCAAGTATTTCTAATTTTGTTTTACTTTTTCCAAGGCTTGATTTTAAAGGACTTGGGTACATTCCCCAACTGTTTTTTATTTTTGTAAAGCATGATCTAATAGAAGAGAATCTCTCAAGCATAAGTTCAGACCGTGCGGTAATTGATTTTACAAATACAAAAAGTGAATATGTGAACTTTAATATTACAACAAGGCCTGAGATTGTAACAATTAATAAAGGGATTTTGTCATCTATTTATGATAAAACTTTACTAAGAGCGCTAAAAGAAACCCCTTTTATGAATAGTGTTTTAGAATTTAATAGTAATTTTATAAAAATGCAATTTAGGCAGAGGTTTAACTTAGGGGTTTATTACAGCATGTACAGTCCTTCAGTAGGATTTCACGAGGTAGTAAGTATTAATTTGTTAAAGCTTAAAGACACAGTTTATTTAGAAGAGGTAGAAGTTAGTTTGCAATTAAAAATTTGCAAAACGTTTAATATTTTAACCTATAAAGGTTAAAATATTAATTAAACATAACTTAATATTGGGAGAATATTAATGAGCCAATTTAAGCTTATTTTGATATTTGTTTTGTTTATTGTTTCAGCAACATATGCAACTGTGACAAGACCATTTGATTTTAAAAAATGGAATTTTAAAAAAGATATAGATTTGGCCTATGTATTAATGTATGATATTGATAATGGGATTTTAATCAAATCTCAAGATAAAGCCGGCAACATTAAAAGTCAAGAAATACTTGCTAAACTTAATAAGTTGAATGTTTATTCTAATAGTTTGCATAAAACAATAAAAAAAAGACTTGCTAGGCGTAGATTCCAAAAAGAAGTGGAATTCCCGCTACTTAAGATCGTTAGAAAATATAAATATTTAACAAAAAATTATAAAAATAAAAGGTTTATTGAAAATCCAGAATATACAAAACTTATTGTAGAAAGAAGTATTAAAAAAGTTCTTTTTTTGGAAAACTATTTTCAATCTAAGTTTAAGAATGTGAAATTTCGTAAAAAGATTAAAAAAAGAATAGATGCTAATCAGAGTAGCTTAAAGTCTTTAAAGGGTAAAACTAACAGTCCAGTTGGATCGAAGTTTTCAAAGTCTAAAACACCAAAAAGATTACAAGGTTTAAAAAAATGCAACAAAAAACGAATCTTAAACAAGTATAATCTTAATAAGGTATATGACGAGTATAAAGACGAGCCAGAAAGCAGTACTTCAGACGAGCCAGAAAGCAGTGCTCCAGACGAACTAAACGGCAAAACCTCAGACGACGAGCCAGAAAGCAGTGACTCAGATGAAGACAGCCAGTACAATGGGTTTAATGAAGAGACTGAAAGTGAAGATGAATTTTTTGATCTTCAAGAAGATCAATTTAACTAAATTTTTTTAATTGAATATTTTATTTTGCTTTACTTTATAAAGCTTATCAAGCTAAAATAATTTTTATTTGGAGAATATTAATGAAAAAATTAATTTTAATTTCTTTTTTTATTTTAAGCGTTACTGCGTATTCTTACGATCTTCAAGATGATGAAGAGATTGCAGTCAAGTTTTTATACGAAGAAGTGAAAATTAGTGGCAATTTAACCGAAAGCCATTCTACTATTCCTTCTATTGAAAGTTTAATACAAAATATAATTAATAAAATAGGATCTGAGAATATTTTAAATATTGAGCACAATATAACTTTTAATGG containing:
- a CDS encoding DUF764 family protein translates to MIVGLNESVQFLIKILTKFKEYLDLKEIELEILNTYNHPYLEKFATNTSNLIVLKSESFEGLTPRNLRGRNFCKTSNEFRLRFSLYFLSFTVLKAYKHSYESVCRVYEHFLEFLHENRFRFEFTKELDNVSYLLLTYYLSSISDLNNDGLLGVSNMRSNMCFSFNQIFVANIQVLKQER
- a CDS encoding DUF787 family protein; the encoded protein is MPKDTISVSLAQNRLVTNNINYYNPLLIYKSSVLASKYLALSVTNFEDLLKKLEIQKGQESDSSKKKIAEEQLIALQKAMGDFFGQDGLKSVDFYVYNQIKEIKDFLKSNLHPFVVFVNEAEDSISGDFEAIRKAYNFIVISTKDNTLVNVLKGKDKSEFKNIIAIYSDNENLHLKFTAMYLHQASIFHAVNPYGMILNSTPIYDDSLIDSLRKSNINFYSLLNETGNDGVLAFKEGVSLSGDPIDEAFTLYYIKNESIKELIRIWNKNSRANSKLSALNLDGSLPNEYTAGLECFFHELKQRGLIVFYKEIKVKINSSQGLSLSLEVALKYNDSFNSVNLIITAQEINEYLRRAS
- a CDS encoding DUF1463 family protein — translated: MKEYYSLDLIFFSFNDNLIDRGILEYSTEPNIMAKASTEDRNFPIPSFRDPRTVVHIFDLEVSKGSFDYKLLTKLSNEQFYGNLSKAQKLKRLVFNDQMGLKIISNSAFFAEIPTRKYSADNDTVKFTIHAINCDVEKAS
- a CDS encoding DUF1473 family protein yields the protein MRYKLKILTRAKTHTYILKDIPMYEWDNVLGFDVERDELISKLNDLQTLKEITKLMISRGFLDEFYEILNKERRYSELYKYALPTILFSVQYSLFQTIAGFKQPGLVYIESYQDKNGDYIKYDYIDKRWSYDFLITNSNSLGANQEDSLETGLESLLQEGVNE
- a CDS encoding DUF1322 family protein, whose translation is MNKAEIATNYFKYIDYLTREANKYYFPIVMGICTYKDVKKMRYKELLEVNRVANLKLNKEMYERFLSFSGML
- a CDS encoding DUF792 family protein, translating into MIKKQATRLIEDVVNQISSLSSISNFVLLFPRLDFKGLGYIPQLFFIFVKHDLIEENLSSISSDRAVIDFTNTKSEYVNFNITTRPEIVTINKGILSSIYDKTLLRALKETPFMNSVLEFNSNFIKMQFRQRFNLGVYYSMYSPSVGFHEVVSINLLKLKDTVYLEEVEVSLQLKICKTFNILTYKG